The DNA region AGCGAGCAGAATGGGGACGATCACCGAAGTGAGCAGCACCGATCCGGCGATGTCCACGCTTCCTTCTTCCGTGTTCCGGATCCCCGGGAAGAGTTTCCAGATCAACACCCATGCCACGATTCCGAACGGCAGGAAGATCCAGAAACACCAGTGCCAATCGAAATGATCCACGATATACCCGCCGATTGTGGGGCCGATGATGCTGGAAAAGCCGAAGATGCCGCTCATGATCCCCTGCCAGCGACCGCGCTGCCGGGGAGGGAACAGGTCACCCACGGCCGCGAAGGCGGTGGACATGATCACGCCGCCCCCGAGTCCCTGCAGTCCGCGCCAGATGATCAGCTGGATGATGTCCTTGGAGGTGCCGCACAGGAAAGATCCGAGAATGAAGATGCACAGCCCGATGAGCAAAAGCGGCTTGCGGCCGAAAATGTCGGACAGTTTTCCGGCGAGGATGGCCGTCACGCTGGAGGTCAGCATGTAGATGGTGAAAACCCATTGAAAGTAATCCATGCCGTTGAGTTTGGAGATGATGATGGGCATGATGTTGCCGATAATGGTTTGATTGAGTGCCGCAAACAGCATGGAAGCCATGATCGCCATCATGATGGCGGTTTTCTGTTTGGATGTGAGATGTTCCACGTGTAAGACCCCGTTTCGTTCAAGTCTGTCGGATTGGTGTACGTATCAGCGAAGCTTGTGCAGCAAATCGCACAGCTTTCGAAGGTCCCCGTCGCTCAGGGGCTCAAATCTCTCCAACAAGTATTTCCGCTTTTTTTCGGACAGCTCTTCGACCAATGCCCGTCCCTGTTCCGTCAGATGGAGTTCGACCACCCGTTTGTCCGATTGGGAGCGGATGCGCTGCACCAGTCGTTTTTTGACCAGTTGATCGACCACGTGGGTGATGTGGCTGACGGACACTTCAAATTCCTGAGCGATTTCCGTGACGATTCTGGGGCTCTTCCGTGCAAGAAGCTTGAGCACGCCGAATTCCGCCCCGTTGATGCGGTCACCGAAAATCACCGACATCTCTTTTCTCATGGTACGCAGGGCCAACCGAAAACATTGCTCCAATTCGGAAATGAGATCCATACGGTCTTGCATGGGCATGGCTCCTTTTGGAACACGTTTATTTAACAAGGTGAAATAAAAGACGGGATTTATTATACCGTTTTGCACAAGATCAGGCAATCGGCAGAAAGACTTGGAAGAGGCGATCGATCCGGCCCTTTCCCGCGGATCATGATCTTCCGAACGGATCTTCCTTTCGAACACGATTCCCGGCAAGACCGGGGGTTTCCCGGACGGGGTGAGTCGCTCTTGCGGGGCGAGGCACTTGTCAAAGACATCATTGCGAATATAGAAATTTTGTGTCGCTTCCTGTAACATGAGAAAGGAGGAGTGAGGAAACGATGACCCCCAAGAAGAAAAAATCTTCAATCTTTGACATGCAGACGTTGATTGTTTTGACGTTGGTCCTGTTCGTCGGGTTGGGAGTGTACGCGATCTTTCAGTCCGTCGGTCAAACGGGTGAGACGGATGCTCCCCCGCTGACCGGTGTGGATCCTTCCGCCCATCCCACGATCGGACAGGCTTCCGCTCCCGTGAAACTGGTGGAATTCGGCGACTTCAAGTGCCCCGCGTGCAAAATGTTCCATGATTCGATCTGGCCGGTGATCAAAAAAGAATACATTGATACCGGAAAAGCTCAGATGACGTTTGTCAATTTCCAGTTCATCGGACCGGATTCGATCACGGCGGGCATGGCGGGTGAGGCCGTATACAGGCAAAATCCCGACGCATTCTGGAAATTCTACGAGGCCGTGTACGCCAATCAGGGTGAGGAAAGCAAGCAATGGGCCACTCCCGAATTCCTGACCGACCTGATCCGGAAACACGTTCCGGAAGTGGACGCGGACAAGGTGGCGCAAGATCTTGCCGCCAAGACTCATGAAAAAGACGTGTTGGATGACAATCGACTCGCACAGAAAAATCAAATCGACGGTGTTCCGGCGGTGTATGTGAACGGCAAAAAGGTGAACGGGCTCGATCTGAACGAATTGAAAGCCGCGATTGAGAAAGAGTTGAACGGAAAATGACCGATACCCGTCCGGAGAATGAGGGAACCCTGTTTGAACGAGCAGGGGTGTATCTGGCTTGGGTGACCGCTTTGGCGGCCACCGGAGGCAGTCTGTATTTCAGTGAAATCCTGGGCTTCATTCCGTGTTCGCTCTGCTGGGTTCAACGCATTTTCATGTACCCCCTGGCCATTGTGCTGGGGATCGCTGCGTACCGCCGGGACCGCTCCATCATCCCGTATGCGTTGCCGCTGTCGGTGATCGGTGGCTGTGTTTCGCTGTTTCATTATCTGCTGCAGAAGGTTCCGTCGATGGCGTTGACCTTCCCGTGCAGGGTGGGAGTCCCCTGCTCCCAGAATTACATCGACTGGTTCGGTTTCATCACCATTCCTTTTCTCGCATTGACGGCATTCATCATGATCACGGTGTTCCTTTGGCTCGCCCGTGAGCGGGGGTGAAGGAAGACCGGTTCGCCGCCGGCGAAAAAGGGCTCTTGCCCCCGGTGATTGGTCCAACCTTCGTGGCTCACGTCTCCATAGCATGTGGATGGAAGGATCCGGAATTGGAAAGGAGTGGAGTTCGTGAGCAAGGGTCTGGGCTTTGGCGGGTTCGGAGGATTCGGACTTGGATGGATCGCCGTGGCGATCATCATCATCCTGTTGATCTGCTGCTTTGCCTTCTGGGGTTTCTGGGGAGGCGGCTGGTTCGGTCCGGGGTTCGGATTTGGATGGTAAAACCGGTTTGCGGAAAAAACCCGCTCGATTCCCTTGGGAAGAGCGGGCTTTCCTTTTATGACCGGGCAGCGGGAATGTTGTCGTGAAGTGTTTGGATCATCCGGTTTTTGTCGGATTCGGGGCTGTTTTTCCAGATGACCTCAAACAGCACTCCGAGACCGGGAAGGAATTTTTCTTCCCGCTGTTGAATCGAATCGTTCACCAAATTCACCAGATCCTGGCTGTTCATGCCGGTCAGATTGCGGATGACAGCGCCGCGGATGTCGAAATTCATTCGTTCGCCCTCCTTTTTGACATATCTTGCGTGGAAAAAATCCACTTTATCCCCGATGATGGGTTATCCTAGTCCATGTGACATTGCGTCCCTTGCTTTGGAGGTGCAAACGTGAGCAAGACTTTTGCAATCATCGGACTCGGACGTTTCGGAGGGAGCGTGGCGAGAACGCTTCATGCGATGGGCCACGAAGTGCTGGCCATCGACAAGGATCCGGAGAGGGTGCAGGCACTCGCCCAGGAGGTTGCCCATGCCGTCGAGGCGGACACCACAGACGAACATGCCCTCAAGGCACTCGGCATCCGCAATTTCGACGTGGTGGTGGTGGCCATCGGCAATGACATCCAGGCGAGCATCCTGACCACTTTGATTCTGAAGGAAATGGGTGTTTCCAACATTGTGGTCAAGGCGACCAATGAATTGCACGGAAAAGTGTTGATGAAAATCGGTGCGGACAAAGTGGTCTTTCCCGAACGGGACATGGGGGTCCGCCTGGTGCACAGTCTCATTTCCCCCAATATCCTGGAATTCATTGAGTTGTCCGAAGATCATTCGATGGTGGAAATCGTGGCCGGGGAATTTTTCAAGGGCAAAACGCTCCAGCAACTTGACATCCGGCGCCGGTTCGGGTGCAACGTGATGGCCATCAAAAGCGGAGACCGTTTCAACATCGCTCCGTCCGCCAATGATGTGATTCACGAAGGAGACATGCTGGTGGTCATCGGGCACAACCGGGATCTGCAAAAACTTCAGAAGGCGGCTGACGAACATGATGCATGAACCGGCAAGGATTTCTTCACCGCGAAACGAACATGTCAAACGATGGAAAAAATTGCACTCCCGAAAGGGCAGGGAGCGCAACGGCACATTTCTGGCGGAAGGAGAACATCTGGTTCGGGAAGCGTTGGCTGCAAATCTCGGGACGGTGTCGGTCATGGTGCGGAAGGACAAGCTGCCGACATGGAAATCCCTCGCCGAAGAGGCGGCGGCAAAAGGAGCCCGTGTGTACGTGCTGGACGAACCGTTGTTCGACGGAATTGCCGAAACGGAGAACCCGCAGGGGATCTCCGCGGAAGTTCGCTTTCCGGTCTGGGATGCGGACCTCTTGATTTCCCGGGAAGGCTCGGGGACGTATCTGCTTTTGGACCGCATTCAGGATCCGGGCAATCTCGGTACCTTGCTCAGAACGGCGCTGGCTGCCGGCGTAAGCGGAGTTTGGCTGGGCAAGGGAACCGTTGACGCGTTCAATGCCAAAGTGCTCCGTTCCGCGATGGGAGCCGTTTTCAGATTGCCTTTGGTGCATGAACCGCTGGATGTGGCCATGAATAAACTCAAGGCTTCCGGCGTGACGGTGGTCACGACGTCC from Staphylospora marina includes:
- a CDS encoding MarR family winged helix-turn-helix transcriptional regulator, translating into MQDRMDLISELEQCFRLALRTMRKEMSVIFGDRINGAEFGVLKLLARKSPRIVTEIAQEFEVSVSHITHVVDQLVKKRLVQRIRSQSDKRVVELHLTEQGRALVEELSEKKRKYLLERFEPLSDGDLRKLCDLLHKLR
- a CDS encoding DsbA family protein → MTPKKKKSSIFDMQTLIVLTLVLFVGLGVYAIFQSVGQTGETDAPPLTGVDPSAHPTIGQASAPVKLVEFGDFKCPACKMFHDSIWPVIKKEYIDTGKAQMTFVNFQFIGPDSITAGMAGEAVYRQNPDAFWKFYEAVYANQGEESKQWATPEFLTDLIRKHVPEVDADKVAQDLAAKTHEKDVLDDNRLAQKNQIDGVPAVYVNGKKVNGLDLNELKAAIEKELNGK
- a CDS encoding disulfide oxidoreductase, with amino-acid sequence MTDTRPENEGTLFERAGVYLAWVTALAATGGSLYFSEILGFIPCSLCWVQRIFMYPLAIVLGIAAYRRDRSIIPYALPLSVIGGCVSLFHYLLQKVPSMALTFPCRVGVPCSQNYIDWFGFITIPFLALTAFIMITVFLWLARERG
- a CDS encoding sporulation protein YjcZ, which encodes MSKGLGFGGFGGFGLGWIAVAIIIILLICCFAFWGFWGGGWFGPGFGFGW
- the sspI gene encoding small acid-soluble spore protein SspI → MNFDIRGAVIRNLTGMNSQDLVNLVNDSIQQREEKFLPGLGVLFEVIWKNSPESDKNRMIQTLHDNIPAARS
- a CDS encoding potassium channel family protein, with amino-acid sequence MSKTFAIIGLGRFGGSVARTLHAMGHEVLAIDKDPERVQALAQEVAHAVEADTTDEHALKALGIRNFDVVVVAIGNDIQASILTTLILKEMGVSNIVVKATNELHGKVLMKIGADKVVFPERDMGVRLVHSLISPNILEFIELSEDHSMVEIVAGEFFKGKTLQQLDIRRRFGCNVMAIKSGDRFNIAPSANDVIHEGDMLVVIGHNRDLQKLQKAADEHDA
- a CDS encoding TrmH family RNA methyltransferase, with translation MMHEPARISSPRNEHVKRWKKLHSRKGRERNGTFLAEGEHLVREALAANLGTVSVMVRKDKLPTWKSLAEEAAAKGARVYVLDEPLFDGIAETENPQGISAEVRFPVWDADLLISREGSGTYLLLDRIQDPGNLGTLLRTALAAGVSGVWLGKGTVDAFNAKVLRSAMGAVFRLPLVHEPLDVAMNKLKASGVTVVTTSPHAGRWHFDCDYPEKVAFLLGNEGQGVDPELAAKADVGVKIPMPGGTESLNVSVTGAVLLYERVRRMYAAQGG